In Pirellulales bacterium, one genomic interval encodes:
- a CDS encoding DUF983 domain-containing protein, whose product MNPQCPACGLNFHPEQGYYLGAIYFNYGLTALILVVTFFALFFLAGISPDQMLWPLAAFCVLFPLWFFRYARSLWRGWDQYWDPDETVPEAGTGKEAVP is encoded by the coding sequence ATGAACCCGCAATGCCCCGCCTGCGGATTGAACTTTCATCCCGAGCAGGGGTACTATCTGGGGGCCATCTATTTCAACTACGGGCTGACCGCCTTGATCTTGGTGGTCACCTTCTTCGCCCTCTTCTTCCTGGCTGGCATCTCACCCGACCAGATGCTGTGGCCGCTGGCCGCGTTCTGCGTCCTCTTCCCACTGTGGTTTTTCCGCTACGCGCGCAGCCTTTGGCGGGGCTGGGACCAATATTGGGATCCGGACGAAACCGTCCCGGAAGCGGGCACCGGCAAGGAAGCCGTGCCTTGA
- a CDS encoding DUF420 domain-containing protein: MPEVSTDAPAAWVLWLPTVNAALNSLATVLLVVGYRLIRQRREQAHKRTMLTAFGVSIAFLACYVVYHLNVGSVRFVGPQPVKTVYLAILASHVILAATVPFLTVATIYLGLKDRRQAHRKVARWTFPIWLYVSITGVVIYLFLYHVYPAPSPRSIIPEPGVTSVAPSENAPSAVP, translated from the coding sequence ATGCCCGAGGTTTCTACAGATGCGCCGGCAGCGTGGGTGCTGTGGCTTCCCACGGTGAACGCGGCCCTCAATTCGCTGGCCACGGTGTTGCTGGTGGTCGGCTATCGATTGATTCGCCAGCGTCGCGAGCAAGCCCACAAGCGTACGATGCTGACGGCGTTTGGCGTGTCGATCGCATTCCTGGCGTGCTACGTGGTGTACCACCTCAACGTGGGCAGCGTCCGCTTCGTGGGGCCGCAACCGGTGAAGACGGTCTACCTGGCGATTCTCGCCTCGCACGTCATTCTGGCGGCGACGGTGCCATTTCTGACCGTGGCGACGATCTACCTGGGGCTGAAAGACCGCCGGCAGGCCCACCGTAAAGTTGCCCGGTGGACTTTTCCGATCTGGCTTTATGTCTCGATCACCGGCGTGGTGATCTATCTGTTCCTGTACCACGTCTATCCTGCCCCAAGTCCCAGATCTATAATCCCTGAACCTGGGGTGACGTCGGTCGCACCGTCGGAGAATGCTCCGTCGGCCGTGCCGTGA
- a CDS encoding SCO family protein, which produces MKWRLLVWGFVFLAICGMYGFSKYRRAQQHQAALDKLPPLTLNDAVNGRQVEPFELTRESGETFNTDSLDGKIWVASFFFTSCPGFCLKQNRSIADLTETLGDKDVTFVSVSVDPKVDTPPELVKYASHFQADPARWVFLTGDMDTIRNVAKDTFLVTADRETHSGRLFLVGRDGKIVASYNGTDPVDMKMLSREIDKLTSEST; this is translated from the coding sequence ATGAAGTGGAGATTGCTGGTCTGGGGCTTCGTCTTTCTCGCGATCTGTGGAATGTACGGCTTCAGCAAGTATCGGCGCGCGCAACAGCATCAGGCCGCGCTCGACAAGCTGCCCCCGCTGACGTTGAACGATGCGGTGAACGGCCGCCAGGTCGAACCGTTCGAGCTGACGCGCGAGTCGGGCGAAACGTTCAACACGGACAGTCTCGACGGAAAGATCTGGGTCGCCAGCTTCTTCTTCACGAGCTGCCCCGGCTTCTGCCTGAAGCAGAATCGGTCGATTGCCGATCTCACGGAAACGCTGGGAGACAAGGACGTCACGTTCGTGAGCGTCTCGGTCGATCCCAAGGTCGATACGCCCCCCGAATTGGTGAAATACGCTTCGCACTTCCAGGCCGATCCCGCGCGCTGGGTCTTCCTGACGGGCGACATGGACACGATCCGCAACGTGGCCAAGGATACGTTCCTCGTCACGGCCGACCGTGAAACGCATTCGGGCCGGCTGTTCCTCGTGGGGCGCGACGGCAAGATCGTGGCGAGTTACAACGGTACCGATCCGGTCGACATGAAGATGCTGTCCCGCGAGATCGACAAGCTCACGTCGGAGTCGACCTGA
- a CDS encoding ABC transporter permease: MVSSIADRPAVRRPEYPVRPAAVAGSLARRELVRFFRQRNRVFGALAQPTVFWILFGAGLGPTFHLPGIGGAELNYREFFFPGTVVLILLFTAIFTSISIIEDRREGFLQSVLVAPIPRWSMVVGKLLGGTAIAFIEGFLFLLLSYTTGITPGPLALLASTLFMFLVAFALAGLGFVFAWRTDSTQGFHAVMSVVLFPMWLLSGSFFPAESGLLGWIATFNPLTYGVAGLRQLLYLGQAEPPLPPGLPSLTLCLLVTLAFALLTFALSCQVAGKRTTGDLL; this comes from the coding sequence TTGGTTAGTAGCATCGCCGATCGCCCCGCCGTTCGTCGGCCGGAGTACCCCGTGCGGCCGGCGGCGGTGGCAGGTTCGCTTGCCCGCCGCGAGTTGGTGCGCTTTTTCCGGCAACGAAATCGCGTGTTCGGCGCCCTGGCGCAACCGACGGTGTTTTGGATCTTGTTCGGGGCCGGGCTGGGGCCGACGTTCCACCTGCCGGGTATCGGTGGAGCCGAGCTGAACTATCGCGAGTTCTTCTTTCCCGGCACCGTGGTGTTGATCCTGTTGTTCACGGCCATCTTCACGTCGATCTCGATCATCGAAGATCGTCGTGAAGGTTTTCTGCAGTCGGTGCTCGTGGCGCCGATTCCGCGCTGGTCGATGGTAGTCGGCAAGCTGCTCGGCGGCACGGCGATCGCCTTTATCGAGGGGTTCTTGTTCCTGCTGCTCAGCTACACGACGGGCATCACGCCGGGGCCCCTGGCGCTGCTGGCCAGCACGCTGTTCATGTTTCTGGTGGCGTTCGCGCTCGCGGGGCTCGGATTCGTCTTCGCGTGGCGCACCGATTCCACGCAGGGCTTTCACGCCGTGATGAGCGTGGTGCTGTTTCCGATGTGGCTCTTGAGCGGCTCGTTCTTTCCGGCCGAATCGGGCCTGCTGGGCTGGATCGCCACGTTCAATCCGTTGACCTACGGCGTGGCCGGGCTGCGGCAGTTGCTCTACCTGGGACAGGCCGAACCGCCGTTGCCGCCCGGGTTGCCGAGCTTGACGCTCTGCCTGTTGGTGACGCTCGCCTTTGCCCTGCTGACTTTTGCCTTGTCCTGCCAGGTGGCGGGCAAGCGCACGACGGGAGATTTGCTATGA
- a CDS encoding ABC transporter ATP-binding protein — translation MNSSAIEVVDVVHEYGSRRALDGLSLGVEQGEIFALLGPNGSGKTTLFRLLSTLIPLQSGAIRVLGDDVRRETNRVRRKLGVVFQAPSLDRKLTVSENLRHQGALYGLSGSVLAQRERAMLERLALADRARDLVETLSGGLRRRVELAKGMLHEPPMLILDEPSTGLDPAARTDLWNYLAEVRREGVTVVLTSHLLEEAERADRIAIVAEGRLVALDTPERLRASVGGNTITIQTAEPGTLAERIRERWGIDTQVIDGSVRLAQEATHELIARLVEAFPEECDSITLGKPTLEDVFIARTGHRFWNAAREVAVG, via the coding sequence ATGAATAGCTCCGCGATCGAGGTTGTCGACGTCGTCCACGAATACGGCTCGCGCCGCGCGCTTGACGGGCTGTCGCTCGGAGTCGAGCAGGGAGAGATCTTCGCTCTGCTGGGGCCCAACGGCAGCGGCAAGACGACCCTCTTCCGGCTGTTGTCGACCTTGATTCCGCTCCAGTCCGGGGCGATACGCGTGCTGGGGGACGACGTGCGCCGCGAGACGAACCGTGTGCGCCGCAAGCTGGGCGTGGTGTTTCAGGCTCCCAGTCTCGATCGCAAGCTCACGGTCTCGGAGAACCTGCGCCATCAGGGGGCGCTGTACGGTCTATCCGGCAGCGTGCTTGCCCAGCGCGAGCGCGCGATGCTCGAACGGCTGGCGCTGGCCGATCGTGCCCGCGATCTCGTCGAGACCCTCTCGGGCGGATTGCGCCGCCGCGTGGAACTGGCCAAGGGCATGCTGCACGAACCACCCATGTTGATCCTGGACGAACCGAGCACGGGGCTCGACCCCGCCGCGCGAACCGACTTGTGGAATTACCTCGCCGAGGTGCGCCGCGAGGGAGTAACCGTCGTGCTCACGTCGCATCTGCTCGAAGAAGCGGAACGGGCCGACCGGATCGCCATCGTGGCCGAGGGGCGACTCGTGGCGCTCGACACGCCCGAGCGCTTGCGCGCCAGCGTCGGCGGCAACACGATCACGATCCAGACCGCCGAACCAGGAACGCTGGCCGAGCGTATCCGCGAGCGCTGGGGAATCGACACGCAGGTGATCGATGGCAGCGTGCGTCTGGCCCAGGAGGCCACGCACGAGTTGATCGCGCGCCTCGTCGAGGCATTTCCTGAAGAGTGCGATTCGATCACCCTGGGCAAACCCACGCTCGAAGATGTCTTCATCGCGCGGACCGGGCACCGCTTTTGGAATGCCGCGCGGGAGGTGGCCGTTGGTTAG
- a CDS encoding cytochrome C oxidase subunit IV family protein gives MSDHAVHADAHDDHGDHGVAKYVYVFLALCVLTGASFFTYSELWPYRDLPAVGWAFMMAVSCTKAMLVILFFMHVKYEASWKYVLTIPAAIMSVFLLLALIPDIGLRMRHYSDVRLRHVGTPEIQNQLINVERAHEAAEHAGEHHE, from the coding sequence ATGTCGGACCACGCAGTGCATGCGGACGCGCACGACGACCATGGCGATCATGGCGTGGCAAAATACGTCTATGTCTTCCTCGCCTTGTGCGTGTTGACGGGCGCTTCGTTTTTCACCTATTCGGAACTGTGGCCCTATCGCGATCTGCCGGCGGTAGGTTGGGCCTTCATGATGGCCGTCTCCTGCACGAAGGCCATGCTCGTGATCCTTTTCTTCATGCACGTGAAGTACGAGGCGAGCTGGAAATACGTGCTGACGATCCCGGCGGCGATCATGTCGGTCTTCTTGTTGCTCGCGCTCATTCCCGACATCGGTCTCCGCATGCGGCACTACTCCGACGTCCGTCTGCGGCATGTCGGCACGCCCGAGATTCAGAATCAATTGATCAACGTAGAACGGGCTCACGAAGCGGCCGAGCACGCGGGCGAACATCACGAGTAA
- a CDS encoding heme-copper oxidase subunit III yields MSVAAHAHAPDDAHAHHLKLEYQPALPLPNGKLFMWLFLSTEIMFFAALIGTYIVLRFGAPVWPQPHEVHLSEPIGAFNTFVLICSSVSIVLCLEAAKANKTGNARFWMLLTFVLGSLFLGIKAFEYQAKFSHGIYPALPRSRIFEKPDLYYASAVRLRIQDISAEYTARETALAQRESNASGDEQAALTQEKELLAKEKQFFDGLVANELAAANNPDATQADLVALSDRIAPAPIPGQADHAHGLNDAHPWLKMPFVIPGGNMWASTYFLLTGFHAIHVAVGLFVFALMIPMKLGVAAAVAVENIGLYWHFVDLVWIFLFPLLYLF; encoded by the coding sequence ATGTCTGTGGCTGCCCACGCACATGCCCCTGATGACGCCCACGCGCATCATTTGAAGTTGGAGTATCAGCCGGCGCTGCCGTTGCCCAACGGCAAGCTGTTCATGTGGCTGTTTCTCTCGACGGAAATCATGTTTTTCGCCGCGTTGATCGGCACGTACATCGTGCTGCGATTCGGTGCTCCGGTCTGGCCGCAGCCGCACGAGGTACACCTGAGCGAGCCGATCGGCGCGTTCAACACGTTCGTGCTGATCTGCTCGAGCGTGAGCATCGTGCTCTGTCTCGAGGCTGCCAAGGCGAACAAGACCGGCAACGCGCGCTTCTGGATGTTGCTCACGTTCGTGCTCGGCTCGCTCTTCCTGGGCATCAAGGCGTTCGAGTACCAGGCGAAGTTCTCGCACGGTATTTATCCGGCCTTGCCACGCAGCCGCATCTTCGAGAAGCCCGACCTGTACTACGCCTCGGCGGTGCGACTGCGCATTCAAGACATCAGTGCCGAATACACGGCCCGCGAAACGGCCCTCGCGCAGCGCGAGAGCAACGCCTCGGGCGACGAACAGGCCGCGTTGACCCAGGAGAAGGAACTGCTCGCCAAGGAGAAGCAGTTCTTCGACGGGCTGGTGGCCAACGAGCTGGCGGCGGCCAACAATCCCGATGCCACGCAGGCCGACCTGGTGGCGCTCTCGGATCGTATCGCCCCGGCGCCGATCCCGGGCCAGGCCGATCATGCCCACGGCCTCAACGACGCACACCCCTGGCTCAAGATGCCGTTCGTGATTCCGGGCGGCAACATGTGGGCCAGCACGTATTTTCTGCTCACGGGCTTCCACGCCATCCACGTGGCGGTCGGTTTGTTCGTGTTTGCCTTGATGATCCCCATGAAGCTGGGCGTCGCGGCGGCCGTGGCGGTCGAGAACATCGGCCTGTACTGGCACTTCGTCGACCTGGTGTGGATCTTCCTGTTCCCGCTCTTGTACCTGTTCTAA
- the cyoE gene encoding heme o synthase: MSTSVVSSYASRSQGWALVRDYVELTKPRIAMLVLVTVVVGAFVGGWGPNVPPLVLLHALIGTTLVAASASAFNQWLERKTDARMARTADRPLPAGRLGSREVIAFGSVTLLTGVVWLLAAVNLLAALLGVATWVIYVCIYTPLKSRTTLNTIVGAVAGALPVLIGWAAVEGRIGLPAATLFTIVYLWQFPHFMAIAFLYREDYARAGLKMLGSVEGTLPRAGAHAVTAALALVPVSVLPFVLQLAGPIYLSVAVALGAAYAAASLRFARTLDRASARRLLRVSLVYLPALLVLLMLVPLFYPWI, translated from the coding sequence ATGAGTACCTCGGTCGTCTCCAGCTACGCAAGCCGCAGCCAGGGATGGGCGCTCGTGCGCGACTATGTCGAGTTGACAAAGCCGCGGATCGCCATGCTCGTGCTGGTCACCGTGGTGGTCGGGGCGTTCGTGGGAGGATGGGGGCCGAACGTCCCCCCCCTCGTTCTGCTGCATGCCCTGATCGGCACGACGCTCGTTGCCGCCAGTGCCAGTGCGTTCAATCAATGGCTCGAGCGGAAGACCGACGCGCGAATGGCCCGCACGGCCGATCGGCCGCTTCCCGCCGGCCGGCTCGGTTCGCGCGAGGTGATCGCCTTCGGGTCGGTCACCTTGTTGACGGGCGTCGTCTGGTTGCTGGCCGCCGTGAACCTGCTCGCGGCCTTGCTGGGCGTGGCCACCTGGGTGATCTATGTCTGTATCTACACGCCGCTCAAGTCGCGGACGACGCTCAATACCATCGTCGGCGCCGTGGCGGGCGCCTTGCCGGTGCTGATCGGCTGGGCCGCCGTCGAAGGTCGCATCGGACTACCGGCCGCCACGCTGTTCACGATCGTCTATCTGTGGCAGTTCCCGCACTTCATGGCGATCGCCTTCCTTTATCGCGAAGACTACGCCCGCGCGGGCTTGAAGATGCTCGGCAGCGTCGAAGGGACGCTCCCCCGCGCCGGCGCGCACGCGGTGACCGCGGCGCTGGCGTTGGTGCCGGTGAGCGTGTTGCCTTTTGTATTGCAACTGGCGGGGCCGATCTACTTGAGCGTGGCGGTAGCGCTGGGGGCCGCGTACGCCGCGGCCTCGTTGCGATTCGCGCGGACGCTCGACCGGGCGAGTGCCCGCCGGTTGTTGCGGGTGTCGCTGGTTTATCTGCCGGCGCTGTTGGTGTTGTTGATGTTGGTGCCGCTGTTTTATCCCTGGATTTAA
- a CDS encoding COX15/CtaA family protein: MNTLHEQPISRWPHRLAVALVCAVFPLIWVGGLVTTYEAGMAVPDWPSTYGYNLFLYPWQTWLLGPWDLFIEHGHRLLGALAGLLTMAVVVAVWMRDRRTWVRWLAVLALVAVLAQGALGGMRVLMDERLLAKIHGCFGPAYFALCVALAAVTSVRWQTAPRAIVAGRIDRFRLAALLTAVLAYFQLVLGAQLRHLTLGVTAQTFQVLVLFHLLMACVLTFYILRLAALAWPLRRSAPFVARPALCLAPLLLVQLLLGAGAWITNYGWPVWFADRGWAAGYTVTAEGPWQAMITTGHVAVGSLILVTAVLTVLRTWRFLGGPAANDRSASPLTKESMPLVLLGAAWGMAR, encoded by the coding sequence TTGAACACGCTGCACGAGCAACCGATCAGTCGCTGGCCGCATCGCCTGGCGGTGGCGCTCGTTTGCGCGGTCTTCCCGTTGATCTGGGTCGGCGGTCTGGTCACCACGTACGAGGCCGGCATGGCTGTGCCCGACTGGCCTTCGACGTACGGCTATAACTTGTTTCTCTATCCTTGGCAGACGTGGCTCTTGGGCCCTTGGGATTTGTTCATCGAGCATGGCCATCGCCTGCTGGGCGCCCTGGCCGGCCTGCTCACGATGGCGGTGGTCGTGGCGGTGTGGATGCGAGACCGTCGCACGTGGGTGCGTTGGCTGGCCGTGCTCGCCCTGGTGGCCGTCTTGGCGCAAGGCGCCCTGGGGGGCATGCGGGTGCTGATGGACGAACGCCTGCTGGCGAAGATCCACGGCTGCTTCGGCCCGGCCTACTTCGCCTTGTGCGTGGCCCTGGCTGCGGTGACTTCGGTCCGCTGGCAGACGGCCCCGCGAGCGATCGTCGCCGGCCGCATCGACCGCTTTCGCCTGGCGGCTCTGCTGACCGCGGTATTGGCCTACTTCCAATTGGTGTTGGGGGCGCAATTGCGTCACCTGACGCTCGGAGTCACCGCGCAGACGTTTCAAGTGCTGGTGCTGTTTCACCTGTTGATGGCCTGCGTGCTGACGTTCTACATCCTGCGGCTGGCGGCGTTGGCGTGGCCGCTGCGACGCTCGGCGCCGTTCGTGGCGCGTCCGGCGCTTTGTCTGGCGCCGCTGCTGCTCGTGCAGCTTTTGCTCGGCGCCGGTGCGTGGATTACGAACTACGGCTGGCCGGTCTGGTTTGCCGATCGTGGTTGGGCGGCCGGTTATACCGTCACGGCAGAAGGTCCCTGGCAGGCGATGATCACCACGGGGCACGTGGCCGTGGGTTCGTTGATTTTGGTGACGGCGGTACTGACCGTGCTTCGTACGTGGCGATTCTTGGGCGGCCCCGCGGCCAACGATCGTTCGGCCAGTCCGTTGACGAAGGAATCTATGCCGCTCGTTCTGTTGGGCGCGGCCTGGGGGATGGCGCGATGA
- a CDS encoding cbb3-type cytochrome c oxidase subunit I, producing the protein MSTTVAGSHDFEGAHAHGHGHAAGFLRTYVFSLDHKVIGIQFLFSTLLWFVVGGLLALAVRWQLAWPWSDMPVVGRMLFAHEGGQIAPEFYTMLFTMHATVMIFFVIIPVLAGAFGNFLIPLMIGADDMAFPTLNMLSYWFMWPAFICMTASFFVTGGAAAAGWTSYPPLSSVPAAAPGSEAGQTLWLLGLTFVGVSSMMGSVNYMTTIIQMRAPGMTMFRLPMTIWGMFITALLQAFALPVLTAVGFMQLMDRTLGTGFFIPEFLIVNNTPAGAGGGQPLLWQHLFWFYSHPAVYIMILPAMGMVSDIMTTFARKPLFGYKPMIYSIAGIAGLGFIVWGHHMFMSGMNPALGMTFMVSTMMIALPSAIKVFNWLGTIWGGKIEYTTSMLFALSFVAMFIIGGLSGIFMAATPVDIFIHDTYFIVAHIHYVLFGGTAFGVFGGIYYWFPKMFGRTMNEFWGKVHFFLSFIFFNGTFFPMHILGAGGFPRRLADPYHYEAFAHLQPMNQFITICALGMGAAQLIFAANFIYSLFFGPKCGRNPWHANSLEWIAPSPPGHGNFDAQPIVYRGPYEYNSPESDEDYYPQNVPPKPGAPKQKPAH; encoded by the coding sequence ATGAGCACCACGGTCGCCGGTTCGCACGATTTTGAAGGGGCGCATGCCCACGGTCACGGCCACGCGGCCGGGTTCTTGCGAACCTATGTCTTTTCGCTCGATCACAAGGTGATCGGCATTCAATTTCTCTTCTCGACGCTGCTCTGGTTCGTCGTGGGGGGCCTGTTGGCGTTGGCCGTACGCTGGCAATTGGCGTGGCCCTGGTCGGACATGCCCGTCGTGGGTCGCATGCTCTTTGCCCACGAAGGGGGGCAGATCGCGCCCGAGTTCTACACGATGCTCTTCACCATGCATGCCACGGTGATGATCTTCTTCGTGATCATTCCGGTCTTGGCCGGCGCGTTCGGCAACTTTCTGATTCCGCTCATGATCGGAGCGGACGATATGGCCTTTCCGACGCTGAACATGCTCAGCTACTGGTTCATGTGGCCGGCCTTCATTTGCATGACGGCCAGCTTCTTCGTCACCGGCGGCGCCGCGGCGGCCGGATGGACGTCGTACCCCCCCTTATCCTCCGTGCCAGCCGCGGCACCGGGCAGCGAAGCGGGGCAGACGCTCTGGCTCTTGGGCCTCACGTTTGTCGGCGTTTCGTCGATGATGGGCTCGGTCAATTACATGACTACCATCATTCAGATGCGCGCTCCCGGCATGACGATGTTCCGCCTGCCGATGACGATCTGGGGCATGTTCATCACCGCCCTCTTGCAGGCGTTCGCCCTGCCGGTGCTGACCGCGGTCGGCTTCATGCAGTTGATGGATCGTACGCTCGGCACTGGTTTCTTCATTCCCGAGTTCCTCATCGTCAACAACACGCCGGCAGGGGCGGGGGGCGGTCAGCCGCTGTTGTGGCAGCACTTGTTCTGGTTCTATTCCCACCCGGCCGTGTACATCATGATCCTGCCGGCGATGGGCATGGTCTCCGACATTATGACCACCTTCGCCCGCAAGCCGCTCTTCGGCTACAAGCCGATGATCTACTCGATCGCCGGCATCGCGGGGCTCGGCTTCATCGTGTGGGGGCACCACATGTTCATGTCGGGCATGAATCCCGCGCTCGGCATGACCTTCATGGTCTCGACCATGATGATCGCGCTCCCCAGCGCCATTAAGGTCTTCAACTGGCTCGGCACCATCTGGGGAGGCAAGATCGAGTACACCACCTCGATGCTCTTTGCTCTCAGTTTCGTGGCGATGTTCATCATCGGCGGACTGTCGGGCATCTTCATGGCGGCCACGCCGGTCGACATCTTCATTCACGACACCTACTTCATCGTGGCGCACATCCACTACGTGCTCTTCGGTGGTACCGCCTTTGGCGTCTTCGGCGGCATTTACTATTGGTTCCCCAAGATGTTCGGCCGGACGATGAACGAGTTCTGGGGCAAGGTCCACTTTTTCCTCTCGTTCATCTTCTTCAATGGCACGTTCTTCCCGATGCACATCCTGGGGGCCGGTGGCTTCCCCCGCCGCCTGGCCGATCCGTATCACTACGAGGCCTTCGCCCATCTGCAGCCGATGAACCAGTTCATCACGATCTGTGCTCTGGGCATGGGGGCCGCGCAGTTGATCTTCGCGGCGAACTTCATCTACAGCTTGTTCTTCGGACCCAAGTGCGGCCGCAATCCGTGGCACGCCAACAGCCTCGAATGGATCGCCCCGAGCCCCCCGGGTCACGGCAACTTCGACGCACAGCCGATCGTCTACCGCGGACCGTACGAGTACAACTCGCCGGAAAGCGACGAGGATTACTATCCGCAGAACGTTCCGCCGAAGCCGGGCGCCCCGAAGCAGAAGCCCGCCCACTAA